A window of the Cicer arietinum cultivar CDC Frontier isolate Library 1 chromosome 6, Cicar.CDCFrontier_v2.0, whole genome shotgun sequence genome harbors these coding sequences:
- the LOC101508176 gene encoding uncharacterized protein At2g33490-like isoform X2 — translation MKSSLKKLRGLALHHNHKHVSSSSSNKPILSLGQFDELAQATREMQDMRDCYDTLLSAAAATASSAYEFAESLRDMGSCLLEKTALNDHEEETGRVLLMLGKIQFKLQKLIDNYRSHIIQTITVPSESLLNELRVVEEMKRQCDEKRDVYEYMVKRYRERGRSKGGKGETFSLQQLQTARDEYDEEATLFVFRLKSLKQGQSRSLLTQAARHHAAQSCFFKKSVKSLETVEPHVKSVTEQQHIDYHFSGLEEEDGDDGDEDDNGYNENDDGELSFDYGQSEQGQDVSTARNSMEVTTLSKQLDQVELTLPRGSSAEAAKENLDKLQRVRVRAGSQSAPLFADNKPDSSEKLRQMRPSLSRKFSSYVLPTPVDAKHSISPGSNNPKPSKMQTYMNEPTKNLWYSSPLEEKKHEKDFGDELSGPTIRNAQSVLRESNSSTAFTRLPLPLVDGPVSLRHDHVSANSKKIKRHAFSVPLTSNPWPTKPVSMESVQLSSGPLFPTRTLQPPSSSPKASPTASPTIVSSPKINELHELPRPPTNFPPNSRLVGLVGHSGPLVSRGQKVSATNNLVVSSVASPLPMPPQAMARSFSIPSRSARVAELHGTRAQESSHTSFKSEDIASPLLTPIAISSSRPRPSSDG, via the exons ATGAAGAGTTCTTTGAAAAAATTGCGAGGTCTGGCACTTCATCATAATCACAAGCATgtgtcttcttcttcttctaataAGCCCATTTTGTCCCTCGGACAGTTTGATGAGCTCGCTCAGGCTACAAGG GAGATGCAAGACATGAGAGACTGCTATGATACCTTGCTTTCCGCCGCCGCAGCAACCGCCAGCAGTGCTTATG AATTCGCTGAGTCGTTGCGGGACATGGGGTCTTGTCTGCTTGAGAAAACTGCTTTGAATGATCACGAAGAAGAAACCG GAAGGGTTCTTCTCATGCTTGGCAAAATCCAGTTCAAACTTCAGAAACTCATTGATAACTAT CGTTCTCATATCATTCAGACTATTACCGTTCCCTCTGAGTCTCTCTTGAATGAACTTCGAGTTGTTGAG GAGATGAAGCGACAATGTGATGAAAAAAG AGATGTATATGAGTATATGGTAAAAAGATACAGAGAAAGAGGTAGGTCTAAAGGGGGCAAAGGAGAAACTTTTTCATTGCAGCAGTTGCAAACTGCTCGCGATGAATATGATGAGGAGGCCACATTGTTTGTTTTCCGTTTGAAATCTCTGAAGCAAGGACAATCACGTAGTCTTCTTACACAGGCAGCACGTCACCACGCTGCTCAG TCATGTTTCTTCAAGAAATCAGTCAAGTCTCTTGAGACAGTAGAACCACACGTAAAGTCAGTAACCGAACAGCAACACATTGATTACCACTTCAGTGGTCTGGAAGAGGAGGATGGGGATGATGGAGATGAAGACGACAATGGTTATAATGAGAATGATGATGGGGAACTGAGTTTTGACTATGGACAAAGTGAACAGGGGCAAGATGTTTCTACAGCACGAAATTCAATGGAGGTGACTACCTTAAGTAAACAG CTGGATCAGGTGGAACTTACACTTCCCAGAGGTTCATCAGCGGAAGCTGCTAAG GAAAACTTAGATAAGTTACaaagggttagggttagggcaGGGAGCCAATCTGCCCCGCTTTTTGCTGATAATAAACCTGATTCCAGTGAAAAATTGAGACAGATGCGCCCATCTTTATCACGAAAATTCAGTTCATATGTGCTACCCACTCCAGTTGATGCAAAGCATTCAATCTCTCCAGGTTCAAATAATCCAAAGCCTTCCAAAATGCAGACATATATGAATGAACCTACAAAGAATTTGTGGTATTCATCTCCATTAGAAGAAAAGAAACATGAAAAAGATTTCGGAGATGAACTTTCTGGCCCTACTATCAGAAATGCACAGTCTGTACTCAGGGAAAGCAACAGCAGTACTGCCTTCACAAGACTGCCGCTTCCCTTGGTAGATGGTCCTGTATCCTTAAGGCATGATCATGTTTCTGCGAATTCAAAAAAGATTAAAAGACATGCCTTTTCTGTCCCATTGACAAGTAATCCTTGGCCTACCAAACCTGTCTCCATGGAAAGTGTTCAGCTTTCCTCTGGACCTCTTTTTCCTACTCGAACCCTGCAGCCTCCATCATCATCCCCCAAAGCATCTCCTACTGCTTCCCCTACTATTGTGTCTTCGCCTAAAATAAACGAGCTTCATGAACTTCCGAGGCCTCCAACCAATTTCCCACCAAACTCAAGGCTTGTAGGTTTGGTAGGACATTCAGGTCCATTGGTATCTAGAGGTCAAAAGGTTTCTGCTACAAATAATTTGGTTGTTTCAAGTGTAGCATCTCCGCTGCCAATGCCACCTCAGGCCATGGCTCGTAGTTTCTCCATACCTTCTAGGAGTGCTCGAGTTGCAGAATTACATGGGACAAGGGCACAGGAATCCTCTCATACATCATTTAAATCTGAGGATATTGCTTCTCCTCTGCTGACGCCCATAGCAATATCTAGTAGTCGGCCTCGGCCATCATCAGATGGCTGA
- the LOC101508176 gene encoding uncharacterized protein At2g33490-like isoform X1, producing MKSSLKKLRGLALHHNHKHVSSSSSNKPILSLGQFDELAQATREMQDMRDCYDTLLSAAAATASSAYEFAESLRDMGSCLLEKTALNDHEEETGRVLLMLGKIQFKLQKLIDNYRSHIIQTITVPSESLLNELRVVEEMKRQCDEKRDVYEYMVKRYRERGRSKGGKGETFSLQQLQTARDEYDEEATLFVFRLKSLKQGQSRSLLTQAARHHAAQSCFFKKSVKSLETVEPHVKSVTEQQHIDYHFSGLEEEDGDDGDEDDNGYNENDDGELSFDYGQSEQGQDVSTARNSMEVTTLSKQECLDQVELTLPRGSSAEAAKENLDKLQRVRVRAGSQSAPLFADNKPDSSEKLRQMRPSLSRKFSSYVLPTPVDAKHSISPGSNNPKPSKMQTYMNEPTKNLWYSSPLEEKKHEKDFGDELSGPTIRNAQSVLRESNSSTAFTRLPLPLVDGPVSLRHDHVSANSKKIKRHAFSVPLTSNPWPTKPVSMESVQLSSGPLFPTRTLQPPSSSPKASPTASPTIVSSPKINELHELPRPPTNFPPNSRLVGLVGHSGPLVSRGQKVSATNNLVVSSVASPLPMPPQAMARSFSIPSRSARVAELHGTRAQESSHTSFKSEDIASPLLTPIAISSSRPRPSSDG from the exons ATGAAGAGTTCTTTGAAAAAATTGCGAGGTCTGGCACTTCATCATAATCACAAGCATgtgtcttcttcttcttctaataAGCCCATTTTGTCCCTCGGACAGTTTGATGAGCTCGCTCAGGCTACAAGG GAGATGCAAGACATGAGAGACTGCTATGATACCTTGCTTTCCGCCGCCGCAGCAACCGCCAGCAGTGCTTATG AATTCGCTGAGTCGTTGCGGGACATGGGGTCTTGTCTGCTTGAGAAAACTGCTTTGAATGATCACGAAGAAGAAACCG GAAGGGTTCTTCTCATGCTTGGCAAAATCCAGTTCAAACTTCAGAAACTCATTGATAACTAT CGTTCTCATATCATTCAGACTATTACCGTTCCCTCTGAGTCTCTCTTGAATGAACTTCGAGTTGTTGAG GAGATGAAGCGACAATGTGATGAAAAAAG AGATGTATATGAGTATATGGTAAAAAGATACAGAGAAAGAGGTAGGTCTAAAGGGGGCAAAGGAGAAACTTTTTCATTGCAGCAGTTGCAAACTGCTCGCGATGAATATGATGAGGAGGCCACATTGTTTGTTTTCCGTTTGAAATCTCTGAAGCAAGGACAATCACGTAGTCTTCTTACACAGGCAGCACGTCACCACGCTGCTCAG TCATGTTTCTTCAAGAAATCAGTCAAGTCTCTTGAGACAGTAGAACCACACGTAAAGTCAGTAACCGAACAGCAACACATTGATTACCACTTCAGTGGTCTGGAAGAGGAGGATGGGGATGATGGAGATGAAGACGACAATGGTTATAATGAGAATGATGATGGGGAACTGAGTTTTGACTATGGACAAAGTGAACAGGGGCAAGATGTTTCTACAGCACGAAATTCAATGGAGGTGACTACCTTAAGTAAACAGGAATGT CTGGATCAGGTGGAACTTACACTTCCCAGAGGTTCATCAGCGGAAGCTGCTAAG GAAAACTTAGATAAGTTACaaagggttagggttagggcaGGGAGCCAATCTGCCCCGCTTTTTGCTGATAATAAACCTGATTCCAGTGAAAAATTGAGACAGATGCGCCCATCTTTATCACGAAAATTCAGTTCATATGTGCTACCCACTCCAGTTGATGCAAAGCATTCAATCTCTCCAGGTTCAAATAATCCAAAGCCTTCCAAAATGCAGACATATATGAATGAACCTACAAAGAATTTGTGGTATTCATCTCCATTAGAAGAAAAGAAACATGAAAAAGATTTCGGAGATGAACTTTCTGGCCCTACTATCAGAAATGCACAGTCTGTACTCAGGGAAAGCAACAGCAGTACTGCCTTCACAAGACTGCCGCTTCCCTTGGTAGATGGTCCTGTATCCTTAAGGCATGATCATGTTTCTGCGAATTCAAAAAAGATTAAAAGACATGCCTTTTCTGTCCCATTGACAAGTAATCCTTGGCCTACCAAACCTGTCTCCATGGAAAGTGTTCAGCTTTCCTCTGGACCTCTTTTTCCTACTCGAACCCTGCAGCCTCCATCATCATCCCCCAAAGCATCTCCTACTGCTTCCCCTACTATTGTGTCTTCGCCTAAAATAAACGAGCTTCATGAACTTCCGAGGCCTCCAACCAATTTCCCACCAAACTCAAGGCTTGTAGGTTTGGTAGGACATTCAGGTCCATTGGTATCTAGAGGTCAAAAGGTTTCTGCTACAAATAATTTGGTTGTTTCAAGTGTAGCATCTCCGCTGCCAATGCCACCTCAGGCCATGGCTCGTAGTTTCTCCATACCTTCTAGGAGTGCTCGAGTTGCAGAATTACATGGGACAAGGGCACAGGAATCCTCTCATACATCATTTAAATCTGAGGATATTGCTTCTCCTCTGCTGACGCCCATAGCAATATCTAGTAGTCGGCCTCGGCCATCATCAGATGGCTGA
- the LOC101508176 gene encoding uncharacterized protein At2g33490-like isoform X3 translates to MKSSLKKLRGLALHHNHKHVSSSSSNKPILSLGQFDELAQATREMQDMRDCYDTLLSAAAATASSAYEFAESLRDMGSCLLEKTALNDHEEETGRVLLMLGKIQFKLQKLIDNYRSHIIQTITVPSESLLNELRVVEEMKRQCDEKRDVYEYMVKRYRERGRSKGGKGETFSLQQLQTARDEYDEEATLFVFRLKSLKQGQSRSLLTQAARHHAAQSCFFKKSVKSLETVEPHVKSVTEQQHIDYHFSGLEEEDGDDGDEDDNGYNENDDGELSFDYGQSEQGQDVSTARNSMELDQVELTLPRGSSAEAAKENLDKLQRVRVRAGSQSAPLFADNKPDSSEKLRQMRPSLSRKFSSYVLPTPVDAKHSISPGSNNPKPSKMQTYMNEPTKNLWYSSPLEEKKHEKDFGDELSGPTIRNAQSVLRESNSSTAFTRLPLPLVDGPVSLRHDHVSANSKKIKRHAFSVPLTSNPWPTKPVSMESVQLSSGPLFPTRTLQPPSSSPKASPTASPTIVSSPKINELHELPRPPTNFPPNSRLVGLVGHSGPLVSRGQKVSATNNLVVSSVASPLPMPPQAMARSFSIPSRSARVAELHGTRAQESSHTSFKSEDIASPLLTPIAISSSRPRPSSDG, encoded by the exons ATGAAGAGTTCTTTGAAAAAATTGCGAGGTCTGGCACTTCATCATAATCACAAGCATgtgtcttcttcttcttctaataAGCCCATTTTGTCCCTCGGACAGTTTGATGAGCTCGCTCAGGCTACAAGG GAGATGCAAGACATGAGAGACTGCTATGATACCTTGCTTTCCGCCGCCGCAGCAACCGCCAGCAGTGCTTATG AATTCGCTGAGTCGTTGCGGGACATGGGGTCTTGTCTGCTTGAGAAAACTGCTTTGAATGATCACGAAGAAGAAACCG GAAGGGTTCTTCTCATGCTTGGCAAAATCCAGTTCAAACTTCAGAAACTCATTGATAACTAT CGTTCTCATATCATTCAGACTATTACCGTTCCCTCTGAGTCTCTCTTGAATGAACTTCGAGTTGTTGAG GAGATGAAGCGACAATGTGATGAAAAAAG AGATGTATATGAGTATATGGTAAAAAGATACAGAGAAAGAGGTAGGTCTAAAGGGGGCAAAGGAGAAACTTTTTCATTGCAGCAGTTGCAAACTGCTCGCGATGAATATGATGAGGAGGCCACATTGTTTGTTTTCCGTTTGAAATCTCTGAAGCAAGGACAATCACGTAGTCTTCTTACACAGGCAGCACGTCACCACGCTGCTCAG TCATGTTTCTTCAAGAAATCAGTCAAGTCTCTTGAGACAGTAGAACCACACGTAAAGTCAGTAACCGAACAGCAACACATTGATTACCACTTCAGTGGTCTGGAAGAGGAGGATGGGGATGATGGAGATGAAGACGACAATGGTTATAATGAGAATGATGATGGGGAACTGAGTTTTGACTATGGACAAAGTGAACAGGGGCAAGATGTTTCTACAGCACGAAATTCAATGGAG CTGGATCAGGTGGAACTTACACTTCCCAGAGGTTCATCAGCGGAAGCTGCTAAG GAAAACTTAGATAAGTTACaaagggttagggttagggcaGGGAGCCAATCTGCCCCGCTTTTTGCTGATAATAAACCTGATTCCAGTGAAAAATTGAGACAGATGCGCCCATCTTTATCACGAAAATTCAGTTCATATGTGCTACCCACTCCAGTTGATGCAAAGCATTCAATCTCTCCAGGTTCAAATAATCCAAAGCCTTCCAAAATGCAGACATATATGAATGAACCTACAAAGAATTTGTGGTATTCATCTCCATTAGAAGAAAAGAAACATGAAAAAGATTTCGGAGATGAACTTTCTGGCCCTACTATCAGAAATGCACAGTCTGTACTCAGGGAAAGCAACAGCAGTACTGCCTTCACAAGACTGCCGCTTCCCTTGGTAGATGGTCCTGTATCCTTAAGGCATGATCATGTTTCTGCGAATTCAAAAAAGATTAAAAGACATGCCTTTTCTGTCCCATTGACAAGTAATCCTTGGCCTACCAAACCTGTCTCCATGGAAAGTGTTCAGCTTTCCTCTGGACCTCTTTTTCCTACTCGAACCCTGCAGCCTCCATCATCATCCCCCAAAGCATCTCCTACTGCTTCCCCTACTATTGTGTCTTCGCCTAAAATAAACGAGCTTCATGAACTTCCGAGGCCTCCAACCAATTTCCCACCAAACTCAAGGCTTGTAGGTTTGGTAGGACATTCAGGTCCATTGGTATCTAGAGGTCAAAAGGTTTCTGCTACAAATAATTTGGTTGTTTCAAGTGTAGCATCTCCGCTGCCAATGCCACCTCAGGCCATGGCTCGTAGTTTCTCCATACCTTCTAGGAGTGCTCGAGTTGCAGAATTACATGGGACAAGGGCACAGGAATCCTCTCATACATCATTTAAATCTGAGGATATTGCTTCTCCTCTGCTGACGCCCATAGCAATATCTAGTAGTCGGCCTCGGCCATCATCAGATGGCTGA